One region of Wyeomyia smithii strain HCP4-BCI-WySm-NY-G18 chromosome 3, ASM2978416v1, whole genome shotgun sequence genomic DNA includes:
- the LOC129727707 gene encoding dynein light chain roadblock-type 2: MSQEVEETLKRIQSHKGVVGTIVVNNEGIPVKSTLDNTTTVQYAGLMSQLSDKARSVVRDLDPSNDLTFLRVRSKKHEIMVAPDKDFLLIVIQNPTD; the protein is encoded by the exons ATG TCTCAAGAGGTAGAGGAAACTTTGAAACGGATCCAATCGCACAAGGGAGTCGTAGGAACGATTGTGGTCAACAATGAAG GCATTCCGGTGAAAAGCACCCTAGATAACACGACCACCGTCCAGTACGCAGGCCTGATGAGTCAGCTATCGGATAAGGCTCGCAGTGTGGTGCGTGATTTGGACCCTTCGAACGATTTAACCTTCCTGCGGGTGCGTTCCAAAAAGCACGAGATTATGGTCGCTCCCGATAAAGACTTTCTACTGATTGTTATTCAAAACCCAACAGATTAA
- the LOC129727706 gene encoding AP-1 complex subunit gamma-1-like — MYPYYETEWSILPPEHNRRYSPGLTINNIKQVINETIETNILRKPSPTRLRELIRQIRAARTAAEERSVVNTECAYIRSTFRETDCIWKCRNMAKLLYIHMLGYPAHFGQMEALKLAASPKYTDKRIGYLGAMLLLDERQDVHVLLTNCLKNDLNSPTQFIVGTALCTLAAIASPEMARDLTHEIERVIASSNTFLRKKAILCAFRMIRRVPELMEEYLPRCAQFLNDKNHGILVSTVTLITEMCDQSPYALAFFKASIPALVRLLKTLTVSGYSPEHVVNGVSDPFLQVKLLRLLRTLGHGDPDQSEIMNDALAQVATNTETNKNAGNAILYETVLTIMNVESENSLRVLAVNILGRFLLNSDKNIRFVGLLTLVKTVQRDMTAIQRHRITILECLTDSDSSIQRCAMELSFTLINSQNIEMIVREVLKYLETAEAEMKSICSSKIVSAAELYSPSIHWHLDVLLKILTIAGNNIRDDVISSTIQLISNSPREEQHFIAGKMLESITNMNLLENRQPLVQVAVWTLGEYGEAGHFDENELIDHYRQLLWAPHLSITTKQYILVSLAKLSVRMEHCTTNIQNIINAFRAHLNIDLQQRAIEFSQLFTNFKHLRPALLEKMPVLKISDMSSSEYNSDFTAGQEITTPTAETIPLKEPSNQDILLDLLGDSFGSSSSATATTTPSPLQLSTPSSAAAANADILDLLGLSVVESAAPPSTITTVATIHSPVEYSATTIPVYSRENVDIKFIVRKEYDQAVVTVKTTNNSLNMLEKYMFQVAVPKTFSIQMMEPSSTVMLPGESVVQDVIVVRSAQGTNTPLRMKVRFSYEIGNYSMMEQADVSDFPPDLFG, encoded by the exons ATACAGCCCAGGTCTAACAATCAACAATATCAAACAAGTGATCAACGAAACAATCGAAACCAATATTC TAAGAAAGCCTTCACCGACGCGACTTCGGGAACTGATTCGTCAAATACGGGCCGCACGAACTGCCGCCGAGGAGCGATCCGTAGTCAACACAGAATGTGCCTACATCCGCAGTACCTTCCGGGAAACGGATTGCATTTGGAA ATGTCGCAACATGGCCAAACTGCTGTACATACACATGCTGGGCTATCCGGCTCACTTTGGACAGATGGAGGCCCTGAAGTTGGCAGCAAGTCCCAAGTACACCGACAAACGGATCGGATACCTTGGGGCGATGCTGCTACTGGACGAACGGCAGGACGTTCATGTCTTGCTAACCAATTGCTTGAAGAA TGACCTCAACAGTCCGACGCAGTTCATCGTGGGAACCGCCCTCTGTACGCTTGCCGCCATTGCCTCCCCGGAGATGGCACGCGATCTGACGCACGAAATCGAGCGTGTCATTGCTTCCTCGAACACTTTCCTCCGCAAGAAAGCAATCCTCTGTGCCTTTCGCATGATCCGCCGAGTGCCTGAACTGATGGAGGAGTATTTGCCCCGCTGTGCGCAGTTTTTGAACGACAAAAACCACGGCATTCTCGTATCGACGGTCACACTAATAACGGAAATGTGCGACCAGAGTCCGTATGCGTTGGCGTTCTTCAAAGCCTCCATCCCAGCACTGGTTCGATTGCTGAAAACCTTAACCGTAAGCGGTTACTCCCCGGAGCATGTGGTTAATGGAGTCAGCGATCCGTTTCTACAGGTTAAGTTGCTGCGCCTGCTGCGAACCCTCGGTCATGGTGATCCCGATCAGTCGGAGATCATGAACGATGCATTGGCCCAGGTTGCAACCAACACCGAGACGAACAAAAATGCGGGCAATGCGATACTCTACGAGACGGTACTGACTATCATGAACGTTGA ATCGGAAAACAGCTTGCGCGTGCTGGCAGTCAACATCCTCGGTCGGTTTCTGCTCAACAGTGACAAGAACATACGCTTCGTTGGTCTGCTGACGCTGGTTAAGACGGTACAGCGGGACATGACGGCCATCCAGCGGCATCGTATCACCATCCTCGAGTGCCTTACCGACTCGGACAGCTCGATCCAGCGCTGTGCCATGGAGCTGTCCTTCACCCTGATCAACTCCCAGAACATCGAGATGATCGTGCGGGAAGTGCTCAAGTACCTGGAGACGGCCGAAGCGGAGATGAAGAGTATCTGCAGTAGCAAAATAGTATCAGCTGCCGAACTGTACTCGCCATCAATTCACTGGCATCTGGATGTCCTACTTAAAATTCTTACGATA GCCGGTAACAACATCAGGGACGATGTTATTTCCTCCACCATCCAACTCATATCGAACAGCCCCAGAGAAGAGCAGCACTTCATAGCTGGGAAAATGTTGGAATCGATAACGAACATGAACCTGTTGGAAAATCGCCAACCCCTGGTGCAGGTGGCCGTTTGGACGCTCGGAGAGTACGGAGAGGCAGGTCATTTCGATG AGAACGAACTTATCGACCACTATCGGCAACTGCTCTGGGCACCGCATCTGTCCATCACTACCAAGCAGTACATTCTGGTATCGTTGGCCAAACTCAGCGTACGGATGGAACATTGCACGAC CAACATTCAAAACATAATCAACGCATTCAGAGCGcacctaaacattgatctgcAGCAGCGTGCCATCGAGTTCAGTCAATTATTTACCAACTTCAAGCATCTGCGACCCGCTCTGTTGGAAAAGATGCCTGTACTGAAGATATCGGACATGTCCAGCTCCGAGTACAATTCAGATTTCACCGCCGGACAAGAGATAACTACACCAACGGCAGAAACAATTCCCCTCAAGGAGCCCTCG AATCAAGACATTCTACTAGACCTGCTTGGTGATTCATTCGGGAGCAGCTCCTCGGCGACAGCGACAACCACGCCTAGTCCCTTGCAGCTTTCTACACCCAGTAGTGCTGCAGCTGCTAATGCCGACATTCTGGATCTACTTGGTTTGAGCGTTGTCGAGAGTGCAGCTCCACCATCAACCATAACAACAGTAGCCACAATTCATAGCCCGGTGGAATATTCCGCCACTACGATACCGGTATACAGTCGAGAGAACGTCGATATCAAATTCATCGTTCGAAAAGAGTACGATCAGGCGGTCGTAACCGTCAAAACAACCAACAATTCGCTCAATATGCTAGAGAAATATATGTTCCAG GTGGCAGTCCCGAAAACGTTCTCGATTCAAATGATGGAACCATCCAGCACGGTAATGCTTCCGGGGGAGTCAGTCGTGCAGGATGTCATTGTGGTGCGCAGCGCTCAAGGAACTAACACTCCTCTCCGGATGAAGGTCCGATTTTCCTACGAAATCGGAAACTACTCGATGATGGAACAGGCGGACGTTAGTGACTTTCCACCGGATCTGTTCGGCTGA